A region from the Drosophila bipectinata strain 14024-0381.07 chromosome 3R, DbipHiC1v2, whole genome shotgun sequence genome encodes:
- the LOC108121535 gene encoding transcription factor Ouib-like, producing the protein MALQCRACGTEAFDTSTTYLYGPDSAKLLLNLELISGTTLPNEPELPSHICACCVLELQQAVAFRDRCLQTQRELQPLQCPTTPELISGPEESVDVKIECSVDALPDFMMETSFVEGEGAEDDVSSEESESQPVEDASEYDPLKQQLEIHPEYQLPVLPKRGRGRPRKYPPKPPKEKKAVVSWKNLSKEEIAERRRQYQYCNDVCELCGRKFKYKSNFKLHMMTHTGEKPFTCEDCGKHFYTEHLKVKHHRVVHEGLKPYPCRYCERFFGTTGHRTKHERTHTNIRPYKCNECGKSFISSDKLKRHQLIHSGIRAFACTICNQTFQRNTHLKQHLRSKTHKAREDSLKGVVERKTSVVERKPRRSRYDGLAAFVD; encoded by the exons ATGGCGCTGCAATGTCGAGCCTGTGGTACCGAGGCTTTCGACACCAGCACCACGTATCTGTATGGTCCCGACAGCGCCAAATTGTTACTAAATTTGGAATTAATTTCGGGCACAACG CTCCCCAATGAACCAGAACTGCCCAGTCACATATGCGCTTGCTGCGTCCTGGAACTGCAGCAAGCGGTTGCCTTCAGGGACCGCTGTCTCCAAACGCAAAGGGAACTGCAGCCCTTGCAATGTCCGACTACGCCGGAACTGATATCAGGTCCCGAGGAGTCCGTGGATGTCAAGATAGAGTGCAGTGTCGATGCGCTGCCAGATTTTATGATGGAAACTTCATTCGTTGAGGGGGAAGGAGCAGAGGATGACGTCTCCAGCGAAGAATCGGAAAGCCAACCGGTGGAAGACGCATCCGAATACGATCCCTTGAAGCAGCAACTTGAAATCCATCCAGAGTATCAACTGCCTGTCTTGCCTAAAAGGGGTCGAGGTCGTCCTAGAAAATACCCACCCAAGCCTCCCAAAGAGAAGAAGGCCGTAGTGTCGTGGAAGAACCTGTCCAAAGAGGAGATTGCGGAGCGGAGACGACAGTATCAGTACTGCAACGATGTCTGCGAATTGTGCGGCCGGAAATTCAAGTACAAGAGCAACTTTAAGCTTCACATGATGACCCACACGGGCGAAAAGCCCTTCACCTGCGAGGATTGCGGAAAACACTTTTACACCGAGCATTTGAAAGTGAAGCACCACCGCGTTGTACACGAGGGCCTAAAACCCTACCCCTGCCGCTATTGCGAAAGATTTTTCGGTACCACTGGCCACCGTACCAAACACGAGAG gaCTCACACCAATATCCGCCCATACAAGTGCAACGAATGTGGCAAATCCTTCATTTCGTCGGACAAACTAAAGCGCCACCAGCTCATCCACTCCGGCATACGGGCATTTGC CTGCACCATATGCAACCAGACTTTTCAGCGCAATACTCATCTTAAGCAGCACCTGCGGTCTAAGACTCATAAGGCCAGGGAAGATTCGTTAAAAGGTGTGGTCGAGCGGAAGACCAGTGTGGTCGAGCGGAAGCCCAGACGGTCCAGATACGATGGACTGGCTGCTTTTGTTGATTAA